A window of Vidua macroura isolate BioBank_ID:100142 chromosome 4, ASM2450914v1, whole genome shotgun sequence genomic DNA:
TGACAAGAATAAACCAGATCTAAAGATGGATAGTGGGATTCATTAGGCAGAAAAGATTGGGACTGAGACTCAGGCTGCAAATGAAAAGACTGAGGTTTTGTTGATATGCAAAAGCTTTCTTTGTAACTTTTTCTCCTGAGAGAGtttgtctgttttatttttcataaccTTGCTGATTTGTTTGAAAACCATCTCTTATGAAACAAATTTCCTCagcaaaagtattttaaataaatatcacTGATATTGTTGCTCAAATGGGTGTGTCTGTAATTTTAGTGAGTTGGACTCAATCCTgacagcatattctgtgattctgtgataattaTACCTAATAGTTAAGCTTTGATGAactatataataatattaaaatatttttcaattaaaacgTGCCAAggatatatttataaatgtaccTCAAGTGCTCATGATGcaatgcctttaaaaaaaaagctgtagcTGACTTGGCAATAGGTTCTTTTTCCTAAGGTAAAAGGCTTTAAGTGCCCAGTTCTGTTCTTAGCTGGGCAGAAATAGCtgagtaacatttttttttttccctttggaaacaAGAATTGGAGGgttttatgatttatttattcattttgtcATTGCTGAGATACATGCTTCCAATCACTGAGGCCTTCCTGCTCCtatattaaaatggaaaaaaaatgcagctctcAAATTTCAAAGCTGTAAGTACAGATGAAGAGACTGCTGCAGCTTACTGTGCTGACTTCAACTCAGTAAGAAATCCTTTACCTGCTGACTTCTCCATTCGTCTGCATGGACTGCTGCTAGGGACTTAAATTGGAGAATGAGTCAAGCCTGTGTGGGGTCAATGCAGCCTCTTCTGACAGGCacactgtttatttttcattgcatgGATTAGCTCAGGCCCGTTTAAAAGGAAGAACCCCCTCTCAATGAACCCAAACTTAGGGTAACTTAAGGAGAATAATATCCAGCAATACTTAGGCTTTTACTTGATTGTCTTAGAAAACTCTGATGTTGAAGATGATACTATGAATGACTTCTTGTATTGTCAACTATTGTGCCAGTCTAAATGTGTGGTGTGTTGGAATATGATTTCTTTCTGCTTAAAGCTGTGCACATAGGATGAATAAAAAGCTGAGGGAAAATAGTTTTCATCTTAAAGCTGAGGAGGACATGGCTTCAGATTGTTCCGTTAGCATTCATTGCAATTCCCAACCTTATCACATGTCTATAAGCTTTTTCTTAATTTGGGAAAAATGAGGAAGCAGTATGTCTGTGATGTAATCTGCTTGATGTTAATCtttttcggttttttttttaattcctactCTGTTGGCATCACTACTACTAAGATGCTTCACTTTGCTTCTTTTGACCTGTGATGCTTGCATAGAACTGAATGATGATAAGCCCTAACCTCAAAGGGGCTGCTTTCCCAGTATCTCTCAGTGGTATGATTTCTTTCACTTGTACTGCTTTATGTATTTCCACAATACAGTTCTTCAGTGCTGGCCTAAGTTCAAGACAGTGATATCTAGCTAGTGACTGCTAAAATTGGTGTTCCTTTGAAGATACGTTTTCATGGCCATTTCACTACAGGGACTGTCAGTTTGTTTACTAAATGTCCTTTGCACACATTCAATATTCTTACCTTCAAAGTGCAAATTGCATAAAAAGCCAGGGAACCTAGTCATGGATAGGACATACAAAGGATAAAGAGTTCTTTTCTGAGTGCATGACAGGGTTGAATGTTCTCACCTAGGCCTGGCAGGACCTGTAGACGAAGTTGTGTGAGGGAAGGAGAGtggggaaacaaacaaaagcaagttTCTATGGAAAGTAGTAACTTTAAAGTAGTAACTTAAGTGGCTGTATCTTGTTGCATGTGGCAAGTGGCAAAGTTTTGCTCCAGTGGATTGTGGATTTTCCAGAAGTCTTGGAAGAAATTTAACTGAAAGCCACCAACTTTAATACCCAACATTGTATCTgccttaacttttttttttgctacagctGTTTTGCAAAGCTGTGAATGCCAGGCATATGCAACATGATTCTTGTAGAAATTAGATGGCACAAGCAACAGAAGTTTACATACCCTAGAAGCTTATAGAGGACTTTACACAAGAGCACATacaatgggtttttttcctgcagagcaCTGACTGGATATTTTCACTGGGTTGCCAGAtttatgggttttattttactATCAGCTGATTATTTGGTAGGAAGCCCAAATTACTCTAATCTGCTTGAATAATTATACAAACGAGGCTTAAAAAGCCTGGTGACACAAACTGTTTAACAGTCAGTAGGGCAAAAAtagcacacacacagatttgCTTGAAACATTTATTATTGGCTGTGTATAATCACCCTCTCCCCCAGTATCCAACCCGTGTTTACTAACAAGAAGAACAATAGTCACGGTGGTATTTCATACTGGCACATGAAGTAAGCGTGGTAAACTGGTAGTAGCAGTTTGGGCCAATGTGTAAGATTATTAGGTGAACAGTGCATTTTTTGAGTAGAGAAGACTGCGCAGTTCCTGGAGTCCTGCGCACTTTCCATGTGACTGACTTGATAGCTAAAGAGTTTATACGTGTAAAGCAGCAAGTCAGGCTTGCTGCCTGCAAGCCTGACTTGCTCAGGTGATTCTGCTTAAAATTATGTGGCCTCCTCTCAACACCTGCCGATACAGATTGCTGTAAAACAGAGAAATGGTCCAAAATTTATGTCTCTTTGTATCTATCTCATAGATCACAATACCTCTTAAATATTAAGATTATtatctctgtgttttctgtagctATTGCCTTACAGGGCTAGCCTAAAAAAGCCAGCATTTTAACTTACTTTGGAGTACTGTATTTCAAAGAGAgcttgaataaaaaaatcagttgttctaatgtttttaaatgttcagtGCTATGATTAAGCAATTTAAGGGTTTAAAGATTGTATCGTCAAGGCAGGTGACCAGTTAGACATAAGACCCAAGTGTGCTTTAGTACTATTAATGTcaatttttactatttttttaattccgGTGAAATACTTTCAAATATGGAAATACAGGCCTTTTGTATGTGCATGTATTTAAGATGCCTAAACAGAACATGGGAGCCTCTCTTCAGAAGTGCCAGGGACTGAGTGGCTTCAGCTTAAAATGACAAAGTGTGACGGCAGTAATGGAATAGGAAGCTGCACTGCCATAAGTTGCTCTGAGAGTCATGTTCCTAACAACATGAAGGCTTAGGCTTGACATCTCTTTGTCCAGACTAACTAAGGATATTGTGCTGAGTAAGAAGAGTTATGCTTTTTGCTGGGGTATGCAATATTAGGGTACAGTCTGTTAAACCATGGAAATGGCTTTATGGAAATTAGGTCAGCTACCAGATTTGAAAAGAATACTTCTTATGTATTTGATATTCCATAAAGGTatagaaaggaaattatttctacAGTGTAAAGTGAGGCAGTGGCTTGTGATTAGGAAATAAGTTTTCTTTGTTGGTGGTAGTTTTGTTTTACCCTTGAAAACATTATTACACGATCATAGAATGATGTCTGTTATCTTCACTTCCAGACTTGAATCATTGACTGTTGCAGGGGATCACAAAAGATATCTTTGGTCCAAAGAAAATATCCCTGAAAGATAGGATCACATATTTAAACAATTAGATCATTGGTTTATCTGAGCTTTAATACGACACGCATTTCCTGCTGTGGGTATTTTTTAACATGTATCATGATGTATGTGGGATTACTGTGTTTGTGGGATGTCCTTCCAGCAATGCAAATGCAACTGCAGATCTGGATGAAGATACTGCATTTCTACCTCTGCTAGCCTGCTGTGGGAGCAATGACCAAACCTTCACTGGCTGACCGGGTTGCAGAACTCCACCCTGGTATTTTAACTTTGAGAAAATAAGCTTACCAAATAGGTTATGTTATCAAAATAAAGGACTTTGGCATGTGCACACATACTGTTTTAGTGCAGTTTGTCCTGAGAGCACAGATGCAAAGCAGGTCTTGCGTACCTCAGGATGATGGAAGgagtattttcttctgtattgGTATCAAAGGAAGAGGCTTTACTACGCTGCTCAAAGGTTGAAGCTAGAGACCCAAAGTGTGCTTCAGGGTGAGGACACCATATCTGGTTttagggaaagcaaaagatgAAAATCTTACTTATATCCTGCTCTCAGTTTGAATGTGAGATTTTTAGCTTTAGAAGTCTTTCCCACTTGGTTCGACTTCAGTCCCCTACAGGAGTGCTGAAAAGTTGCCTTTATTGGATTTTAGGGGACTTGAGAAATGACTGTTAAGAGGAGcacatatgaaaaataatttttgcttgcCTATATAATACCATCACATTTTGGTGCCTCTGAAGTATTAGTAAGTTTTGAACTGTTGGtatttttaatctaaatttactgaagaaaagatatttctgaaaagctgaaCGAAATAATACATCTTAATACTTTTTATTACCTAAAACCAGTATGGGCTGATGGTGTTTATTTAACtcagttttgttctttctgtgtaacaacaacaaaaaccccatgTTCAGTGACAACTTCACTGTTCAATTTTGTCAGGAGTGAGAGCAAACCAGGGAGGTGTTGGTGTTCTTGGGCTCAATCTTTGCCTTGCCTTATACAAGTATGTGTGAACCCCTGTgcctctcctttgctttttctgcttttaacagCTATTTTTACAGAATTACTTGTTCAACTGACATATGTGCATGCACTTTAGAATAGCAATACAGTTCTCTTCTGTGGAACAGAAATCAAATGGATCCTGAAAACTTCATTGTAAAATGCTGTGAATAAGTGTTTGATGTAGTTATTCTTAGTTTGGATCAAAGAGAGGAGTCAAAAGTTGGGTGATTCAAATGCTGAAGTCCCTGTTAATAGGACAGCAATAGACTTGCTAAGCAAGTCCTAGGTGAGCccctgaaaaaaatatcttcaaaacTGACAGTAACAGAAAATTGGCTATATCTTGATATAATTTCAAACCATCTGAAGTGAggaattgctttaaaattataGCTTTTTCTGTGTATGGAAACTGCAAAATGATGGAAATATAATGGGCAGTTGTGAAGAACTATACGAGTTTACGTGAAATGAGTGTGATCTTACTTTGGGCAGCAGAGCAATTCATTCAAGTTGCAGTAACAGACCACCtcacagcccttcccttcccaaaagTGATCTTGCAGACCATCATCAATGTATCGGAGGTTCTCCTTGCCTTCGGGGATGGTGTGACAGCTGTGGTCCTTGAGGGCCCTCTTGTAACAAGAAGGGCGCTGGGAAGGCGCCGCGGGGGTACCCAGGAgggtgctcagcagcagcagcagcaccgagGCCATCTTCATTTTTGCCAAGCTTCCCACAGCAGGGTGCTAAAGAGAAACAAGGTACGTGACACAGGTATTGCTGCTGAACAGAGCTCTTTCCCTGATTTGCTTTCTgccttgcatttttctttcctgtgtagTTGTGGTCATTTGAGCCTGAGTGCTGGAGAGTGTTTTCTCCTAGGAGGTAAATAATATTGCATCGAAAGTGATATTCATTACTTTCTGTACAACCTTGGGAATCCTTTCATTGAGAATTGAGGCTTCTGATGCTGgcaattttgttgtttctttggCCTCTCACCTTGAGAAAATTGCTTTGAGCTGGCCGTGCTTTTTTGGTGATATAAGTGATTGTATTGATTGCTACCAAACCAGAGGGAAATGTCTGGCTGTGTGTCCTTGCCTCCCTGGCCACTTTACCTGTCAAAACAAGAGTCGCTCacataaaataaatagtatCCTTCCCCATCAACGTTGTGGAAAAACTGCTTGCTGATTGAATCCCGTGTCATGGGCTGTGTGAGAAACTGAGGCATTAAGCAGCCTAGGAAGCTGAAGCTGTCTGCACTGCTGCCACATCCTGGGCTCTGGTATGATACAGCATTAGGGAGAATCTTCCTTATTGGGTTTTTTAGTACTGCAGACTGCTTAGTTGAGTCTTGCTACTGGAGGTTGTTATGGTTTAACTGGCTTTTTAAAAGATGGGATAAATTATCCCTTGCAAAACTCTCCTGCTGGCCACTAGGCTTTCCATTGTTGAGCTCTGCTGTACTGTGCTGCTTTGCACAGTCTGACCATGCCACAAAGCTTTGGATCCTTGAATTTGCATTCACTTTTAAATTAGGCTTTTAAACAATGTTTCAGCTGAGTTTTTACTGGTATGAGGAGAGTgggttttttatctttcttcatGCTCAAACAAAATGGATCTGTTATCTTAACTGAATTTAAATAGGAATTCTGCtctgaaaatgagaataaagaatgaccagctctgcccagcactctCCCTGTGTactcattatttttcttgtgtaaGACTTAAGGAAGACTTTGCTGTCCTTCATCTTGTTGGCACTCTGGAATTGATACCCTGACACGATGTTATGGGCCAGCCCTGGTCTTCATTGTGGGGCTGAAGATTAGAATGGGCTAACCCAAAAATAACAAGGTGTAAGACAATATCTAATGAAAGACTATCAAAGGTGAAGTTAAGATGGTAGAGCTATTATctatataaggaaaaaaatgaggtaTGCCAGCTGTAGATGTGACTATAGTATGAATTACTTTGTAAAAATCTTGAGATTACCcttgaaaaacaaacagtaaaattttaaatatataaatcgACAGCATTTTTTAGTCATTTTTCTCAGGTATTTTTCTTGCCACTATAGCTATCTTATCTTCCATTTCTTCAGCCAATGAATAAAATGCCATGTAAGAAAATCTGGAAATTTAGATTCATATTAGGGATAAAATACAACATCTCAAAGCTTtttggttatttatttttatacttaaacttgggtttttttgaacaTCAGTAGcgaaataaaacattaaaaagtagCCAATATATTAAAGAACATGAGGGAAGTGAGAATAAGCTCTTCTGTATTATTTTGGCTTCTGTTGTCGAAGCAAAATTCATTGAATAATTCCTTTTCGTTTCCATTAACTTGTATGAGAACCTTTGAGTAGAAGACTCCTATAAACTACTAGTAATAGAGCCTTGGGGATCTATTTTTAATTACCTCAGAGTGCAGTATTGAATAACATATTGTCTTTATTAGTTTTAGACCTCAAAACTACTACTCAAATAAAGTAAACATTGCCTAGTGTTTTTTAGACTTGAGTGTAGAATCTGTATTATTATAttcatggttttattttgtagGAGTATAAACACTTAGTTATGAGGGTTCTGCTCAGAGAAGTCTAAtgcttaaagagaaaaaatttgtTGATAATATACCTAGATAAATGCCAGTATCAGGGAGTACAATTTAATCTGTTCAAAGTTGGGCTTaattatttaagtatttaatggaagaaaatttCCATGAAAGAGAAGATTAGGAAGCAGGGGGTTTATACCTTTGTTTCCTGTGACTGGATTATTCTGTGCTCTTCTACTGAGGATGAGGCATTCATGACACTTTGCTCTtgtgaacttttttttaatttctaagaaTTCAGGTGATCTTTCCCTACCAGGAGTTCAACCAAAATGCTCATTTGACTCTGCCTACCTCCTCAAAATTTGTAGGAATTCACTTCCTGGAAAATAGGCACATTCATCCTGAAAATAGTGCATTCTCTATACACTGTCAAATTGTTAGATTCAAATATCACGACCTACAGTTTTTAAGGTGATTCTGTAACTCACTACTTgccat
This region includes:
- the SCRG1 gene encoding scrapie-responsive protein 1 — its product is MKMASVLLLLLSTLLGTPAAPSQRPSCYKRALKDHSCHTIPEGKENLRYIDDGLQDHFWEGKGCEVVCYCNLNELLCCPKDIFFGPKISFVIPCNSQ